The Kryptolebias marmoratus isolate JLee-2015 linkage group LG7, ASM164957v2, whole genome shotgun sequence region AAATGATTGAAATGCTTTGctgggaccttcagagagctgagcagaagcCAGTCTCTGCAAACCTCAATCAACTGAAGCaactgtggaaagaaaaaatggGCTAAAAGTCCTCCACAATCATGGGAGAGACTGATGAATTCAGCCAGGAAACCACTACTGAGCGttgttgctgttattgtttAGTCTTATTGAGCCACAATTGtctcatttgcaaaaaaaaaaaaaaccttttatgcacaaataaaacaatacaatcaATGAATTGTGTAGAATATATGACACAGTAAAGGTGGAAAAAGgtttaaaggatttattttggTCTTATTTATCACAAAAACCTGGCATTTTACCAGGGGTGTCTAGACTTATATCCACTGTATATGTACAAATGTGTGTGTACAGATATAGTTTGTTTGCATGCTGAAGGAGACAGAtctgacacccccccccctcgcTCTCATTTCAGGGGGGAATCTGCTGGAGTTCGATGGCTGCAGCCTGGTCTGAGGAAATGTAAGTTTTTCATTTGATCTATGACTCGTCGTAGACGTGAGTATCATATTTAATctgggcttttaatgatttatttgaacagttCTTTTTCAACTAAGTGAAAAGAACTCAGTGGGAAAGGCTGTTGGAGCCATTTCTAAACAAGATAATCAGGTTGAACAATTATACACAAGTAGTAGTTATTTAGACGTGTCTCCACCTTGACAAGGTCTGGAAGACGACCCAAACTGTCCCCTTTAGATGAAAGGACATAGGTCAAGATGTTCAGGATCCACCAAGGAACCACTACAGCTCAAGCCTGCCATGAGCTGGGACCTCCTGGAacaccagagtccctgtccacagtcAGGCCGGTTTTATATCATGATGGACTGAGAGGACCAAGACAGAAGCCGCGCCTCCAAAAGCCACACCTTCAAGCTGCAGCGGCCCACGTGGACAAGCCAAATGTCTTCTGGACAAAAGTTTGATgttcagatgagacaaagattgagcttTTTTTGGCCACTGTGACAAGAAgcatgtttggaggagtcaaaCCAAAGAACACtgccaactgtcaagcatggtggtggaagcATCATGCTATGGTACAAAGTAATGAAGGAGGAGGACTACCTTCAAATTGTTCAACTTCACCACAAATCAACAGCTGGATGATTGAGATTTGGACACTGTGATCCCAGAcaaacatcagaactggtttctgattggataaaatgtcagaactggtttctgattggataaaacatcagaactggtttctgattggataaagcatcagaactggtttctgattggataaagcatcagaactggtttctgattggataaaatgtcagaactggtttctgattggataaatccaGCTAACATAAGACTTCTGGATCGGCCTTTTTAAAGCCCTGATACTTATAAGCTGGGTTTGAACTCCAATTGCCAATTCTTCAAAGAACAGTGatcaaatatcagccagaattaTTACCAGAAGCTTGATGATGGATACAAACAGTGTGTGGACGAGATGCAACTCGTCTGaggacatttaaccaaatattagagGGGACAGATGGATTAGAGCATGTATGTATAATTGTGACCTTGTGtggattttaaaaatccacaataaagTGAAACTTGTGCAGCCAAGTCGTCAGTGAAGGCGTATGTTGCAGAGTCATTCCACCCTGAAAAAGAACtgttcaaactgtttaaaagcccAGAATAAATATGATATCTGTTCCCATTATGACTGGATTCAAACCTTTAACCACGACTGTAGATCAGTAACTGCAGCTGGATCGTTTGTTCTCTTCATCAGATTCCCGGCAACCTAAAATCGACAAAAAAACCGTGAACAGAAACCTGAAACTGTCTGACAACAACAGGAAGGTGCTGCACGTGGCCGAGGAGCTGTCTTACGCTGATCATCCAGACAGGTTTGATTTTGATCCTCAGCTGCTGTGTAAAGACGCTCTGACCGGTCGCTGTTACTGGGAGGTgcagtggaaaggaaaagtATCCGTATCAGTGAGTTACAGAGGAATCAGCAGGAGAGGAGGCAGTAACGACTGTGTCTTTGGATCCAACTCTCAGTCCTGGAGTCTGCGCTGCTCAGACGATGGTCATTACTCTGCCTTGCAcaataacacacaaacacccatctcctcctcctcctcgtcttcctcggCCTCTAACACAGTAGCAGTGTACGTGGACTCTGCCGATGAGATTCTGTCTTTCTACAGTGTCTCCTCTAACTCTCTGTTCCACCTCCACACCTTCAGAACCACATTCACTGAGCCTCTTTATCCAGGATTTGCTCTGTCGTCGTCTGGTTCCTCCGTGTTTCTGTGTTCAGCCCGTTCCTGTTAGAGAAACAGCCACTCCACGACTTGGATTTgtgggattttattttgaaacaatcaTGTTCCCAACGTGCCTCTATTCTCTGAAAGATCCACCTGACTGCATAATCTGTTTGTGACTGAGGTTTAAATACATTACATGCTTGTATGTTAATGAGAaaacatcaataataaaaaaaacacactttcttTTGTGACTGTTTATTCTGATAGTAATTAAAATTAGTTACCAGGACTTTGCTGAACATCTCAAGTTTCCtgacactaaaaataaaagcattttcttcagaacaaaaataaaattgtacaGCTGGTTTGGACTTCTTCCCCTTCAGGacctcttcaggacctgccttgcTCTCTGTAGGTATTTGGAGGCTGACTTCCTTCTTGTCTCATCCTGGCTGCCATTTGTCTGCGGTGAGTCAAGGTACCTGTAGCTGTCCTGGATATCTTCAGTGTTGCCTTCAGTTGTGATTATTTGCCTCTTTGACACCATTCAGCTGCATTTATAAAGCCTGAAGGACAAACCAATGTCCCCGCTGTATATCCTGGTAAGGTGACCagattttttagattttttttctttattttttaggttgTGTCTTTGTCTTGTAAAGGACTCAGTACTGTCATTGTTCTACTGTAtgtggaaaaaacaataaaatagtttcattaaagtatAGCTAAAGCATGCATgactgaaaaacagcagaattagaaaaaaaatctgaataatataaataaaatatagtcTTTCATTTTCAGTTAGAGTTCAGTTATTGTAATAATGCAGAGAGAATAAGACATTTAAACGTCTCTGAGACCAACTGGATGGGAGACTTGTTAATAATTAAACTATATTCCTGTTATTAATGATGTGCCCCCACTTCATTTTGTTAAACATCATCATTAAactaaatgagtaaaaacagtCTTATCCTCATCAGTATGCTGTCCTCTGGCTGCAGAAGGCAGAATAATAAAGCTGATATGCAGGTTTGGATGTGACCTGCGCCGATCTGAGGactgactttaaataaaaccgACAAATGCCTCCATCTTCTGGGCATCTGGAAAAACTGCAACTGTGCACAGCaagggtggccaaccctggtcctcaggggctccatcctgcaggttttacttgttcctctgctccaacacacctgatctgaatcagtgggtgattaacaggcttctgcagaacatgaagaggtgatttaaccatgaatcaggtgtgttggagcagagaaacaaggaaaacctgcaggatggaggccctgaggaccaggactggacacccatGGTGCAtagacacaaacatgcatgttttatcaCTCAGTCAACATGTCAGCTGTAacagatttattgttatttctgtcaatttaatattttcaaaaaaagaaaggttgtaaatataaatcattcaaacatgatttttacaCAGTTATAAATATGCAATGGCAAATACAGCTgaacttaaaatatttttacatactTAAAAAtagtcacttcctgtttatggCTGGTCTGATTACTACTTTATATACTTTTACATAAACATGAGTTAGAACCTGACTGCAGAATCCTCCGAAGCTTTTGAATTTACTTGATTTCTGTGAAATAACACAAAAGTTTTACATATAATTTACCTTTTTcaaaaaaccctgaaatatGATTTCAAAAGACAAACTATCTgacattaaaaactgtaaattcaAAAAGGGTTTACATATTGTCTAGGAATACATAGGAATTTGTCCACAGGAACGTCCTCCTAGcttctctttctgttctgttttgtgaACAAATATGTGAAACATGTTGACAAACCCCTGACGTAACGCAGAGATAAGAATCAAACTCTTCCTCCAGCCTGTCACTGAACGCTGCAGACTGACAgaatctgagtttaaaaagtgGCACACTCTGATATTTAACTCttgatgtgtttttactgtttttaaaatgcaaagtgatttaattacattttcagcAGATGGCATAAAGGTATGGAGCTAAATTGgggccaaatgttttgttattttgaaaaaagaaatttcattaaattaacaaaacatttggctccAATTTAGCAACACAGATTCAAAGATAAAGCAGCCAAGAATTTCACGACACGtaatcattaaaatttaaataacgCCAGATCATTTCTGCGGTCGCTCCTCCACATTATGAAGCGccaaacttggaaaaaaacgGACCAAAGTATGGTTCATATTCAGCGCCTCTGACGCTGACAGACGCCGTCACACAGGTGAACAAACGCTCCCGCCAGCAGACAGAGTGCATAAAAACAATATGTcacaaaaacctgcaaagtGAGCTAGAATATCTCCGTCTTTTAAACGTGCTGAAAGTGGTTCTGATGgcgaggaggagcaggaggacgaGATCTTTCTTTCACCTGAAGAAGGTCCAAGAACAAAAGGAGCCCAAGAGCTTCACAGCTATGGAGGACCAACACTGacagaattaaatataaaagcagaaataaataattaatatgcTTAAAATGCACCAATTAGCAAAACCGTGTCTTCAGAAACCTGCAGAATGCAGTTGAGAGATTTCTCTGAAACATCTCACCAGGAACTGTTGTCAAATACAAACAAGGAGGCACTAAAgtgcaaaaacaattaaacttgTCAAACAGCTTCACCACAGGAAGGCCAACTGACATCATCCGTCaggaaacagaacaataaatcaGTTCCCGAGCAAACTGAGTTATAAAGAAAATGGCAGCACATTGGAAAACAAGACATGAAGTTATAaaataaaggttgttttttttgtgtaacatACAGTGAGAATTAAAGGGTGTGACGTACagtaactgaaaacaaaactctgaaccCTCCCAACCACATTCCTCCGATTTTAGATGCAGCACAACTTTTATTTCCCTCTTCAGTCACCGGCGCTTCTGAAGAAGCTGCTTTGTTCATCTGAGAGGAAGATTTATCCACAGCAGTCTAAGTATGTTTACTTCCTTTGAttccttttgtctgttttgacaGTTTAGTTGTCACTGAAGTTACTTTTATTCCTATCAGGCATGTTCGAACACCTTTAAAACTGCTGTGTAGCTTTtgatagtttcttttttactagTATGATTGTTGATACAGCACAAAAAACAGTGTTCATGCTAACCTGTTAAATTCTAAAGTAGAAAAACAAGGAAGCAGCAAAAACTTGGATTGATTTGTGTTGATTTGAGCTGCTGTCGGATCGTGGGGAACTGCTGCAGCGTGGGAAAATGTGTGTGACCCTAAAGACTCACAACAAATATTATAATTTCAAAACTGTGCAGTGAAatgggtggcacagtggtgcagtggttagagctgtcgcctcgcagcaagaaggtcacaggattgCTTCCAGGCCTGGggcttttctgggtggagtttgcatgttctccctgtgctcacgtgggtttactctggtttcATCCCACATAACTCTAAAACTGTctctaggtgagagtgtgaatctcgtttgtctctatgtgtccctgcgatggacttgtgacctgtccagggtgtcccccgcctctctcacagtgactgctggagacggaCAAAGCTCCTCTTGACGGGGAAaggattttaaagaattttaaaactaaaatttctttaatttatcaGTTAAAAGTGGCACCACCTTGTGGCAGCAGCATATTCCTGCAGCACctcaggttttaaatgttgggtttgttttaatcagcaccaaaatttaattctgtgttttattgtctgcGCTGATTATGCAAAGTAATAAAATGAAGTCAAACTGTAGATGTGTCTTCTTGTTGTCctgagtgacctttgacctgaggtGCTGCTGTCTCCTCTCACAGGATGAAGATggtcctgctgctcctcatcctcccctCATGTCTCTGTGGTCAGTTTCCATCTTCCTCAGCCTCTGTAGATGGAGTTTAAAGCCTCCCATGTTCCAGTTCTCAGTGTGTCTGCTCCTCTCtttccctctctgtctcctcagcACCAACATTTGTAGTGAATGTGACCCAGAGCTCCTATCAGGCAGAGGAGAAGCACAGCATCACCCTGGAGTGGACCTTCAGCACCAAACCTCACAGCTGCTTAAACATCAACTTCATCATGGTTGTCTTGGTAACTGATCACAGACTCTCAGTCCTGTATCACGAACATGATGGAGTCGAGGTGTCAGAGTCTCAGGATGGACAGTTTGCAGGACGAGTCCAGAGTGACAAAGACGTCCTCAGAGAAGGACGGATCAGACTTCATGTGTCCAGACTCAGGACTGAAGACTCTGGTCTGTATGTCTGTGAAATGAAGACGGACTGTGGTTATGGCTCAGAATCATGTCGACTTAATGTTTCTGGTGAGTTGATTCAATAGATTTCATCagcaaaaaaacaccaaagcaccagtttctctgttttgactttcaaaacatttttttaaactgatttcctcttaaataactttttattgtttcatgatAATTGTGAATAGTTTCTCCTATGAAATAGTTTTACCCTGTGAGTAAAATATTCTTGatagttaatgctaaagtaAGTTAAATATATCATGTTGCAGTCGTGTGACTTGCAGAACTGACAGTTTAAGTGTTTCTGGTTGTGTTGTCCATAAAGTATTTTCATGACATTTGAAATGCATCAGGCACAACAATTTCATCGACAACTGATCAGGATTTACTGACAGCTAAATATGATAATATTTCCtaatttttaattcttttttttccagcagctgaGGATTTCTCCCAACCTCAGGGACCGACGGTGGATCCACAACCAGACAGTGGAGGAAGAATCGGCTTCTACATTTTCCTGggactgacagcagcagcagcagcagttctggttgttgttgtcCCAATAAAGTTTCCATTTAGTAAATCCGTTCAGAGCAAATCAGACAAGAAGTCACCTTCAACCTCAAATACACCAGAGAACatgaggaaacaacaaaaaaaccgcTTGTCAGATAAAGATCTGGTGGACATGAATCGAGCAGAAAATGACCAAATGTTGTTGAATCATGATTCTATCCAGCCTTTTAAAGCGGTGTCACTTTATGGCCAACAACCCCAAAATATGGGAGTCAGATACAACAAGGAtacaacaacaattaaagaaTCAGttattttccaaaaacaaaacaccaacaacaaaaaaacaaattagctgAAGTGTTGGGAGTTTATTGTGTACCAGATTGGTCATCTCAGTGTCTCAGCTTTGTTAACATTTTGATCCTATACTGTAACTCTACTATGATGGATATAATTCACACTTTGATGTAAACTTGTAAAATTTCCTTTAACAGCcatcactgtttgttttctttcattgtaGATGAGATTAGATTACAACCAATTGTTGtcttttaatgattaaataaaaattttaacaaGAAGCCTCATAAGTCTGAGTTTTACACCAGAACATCTCTGTAATTAGTCGTTATTTCTTTGCCTAAAGTAGgatcattttgatttaaaatgatttgaggTGATTAATTTGCACAGTCTGCACTTTGGGGGGTTGAAGGCAGCCAAGAGCCGCCTGCAACTCCCCCAGCCGTGAAAACACGTTTCTGATGCATGAAACGCCCGCTTTGaaaagacaataataataacaataattttaaCTTATTTAGCACCTTATTTAGGATCCAAAGATTCTTAAAAAGGGGTTGGTTTCATTTGCCTAAAGTGATTACCACttgattaaaacagaacaactttTTGCTCAAAAATGACTTGAATCTGTTGAAGAAAGTTATACATTTGTCATGACAGGTGGTTGGAGGATTTGGATCAGGCAGACACCGGGAGCTCAAAATGAAactagtttatttaaaagaacaaaaactaaaagcaacagGGACGAAAACACAAGGAAACCAGCCAGTGAATGGAAGGAGATGAatgggttttaaaggctgaggctaacgaggaagtggaaacaggtgactgattagtaacaCGGAACAGGtatgagaggaagaggaggaagaggctgaCTGACATGGGAGGAAAGTGATGAATAATTCAAGCacttattaaatatttaaaacatacaaaattaGCTGAGAGGATTtagtatgtatgtgtgtgtgagtgtataagtatatatataatttagttATTGAAGATATATAGAAAATGAGTCTCTGAATTACATCTCCGTCCAGTTGATGGCGGTAATACACAAAGTTTGTAAACTGCCAGAAAAGGctataagaagaagaaaagtgatgGCACAGGGAGCAGACTACACAACAACTTACAACAtaagaaactaaacacagaaacaacaaacttaatacaaaataaactgaaaaaatatctcaaatcCTCACAACATTTAACATTAAAGCAAGTTAGTCCTTTTTACCTTCACAGAGTGATTGGTTTGCATTTAtaacaaatcaaatattaatctacatgtttttgtttttttagtaaaacatcTGGTCAATCTGCCCACATTGATCTGTTTAATGTgggaaacagttttaaaatagatAAAACTTACTCAGATctaaaaagctgcagctcagtaTAATATATCAGTAAAATGAACTAACAGGAAGACGGCTGCTCCAGTAAATAAATTACGTTTCTCAGTCTTCATGTTCTCCTTCATTAAGCtgattaatttagttttttggttGTCTGTCATGGCTGGAAgtaactgtaaaataataacattgTCAACTTATGACTAGTaagaatgatgaaaaaaaatgtatggatGCTTAGGAGCAAATAGAAATGtcttttctgtatattttttatttttaaatgttaatatttcaAATAGAaggactgattttttttttaaagtcatgttttgGTTCTAGCAAGTCTGTAGCACAGATGAAAAATATCttgtataacatttttttattctacaaTAATATGACATAAATATTATAATGACAGGAATACAAAAACAACGACTAAACTAaaccaaatgacaaaataaaagaaacaataaacccaaaatgAGTTACAGGATAACCAGGAACATGAAAAAACAGTAACCTTAAATAcgaaaagaaactcaaagaaaaccgAAAACCCATTTAGATTCTGTCCCCAGCTTCACCCAGAACAATGGAAAAActcaatatttaatttaattcagctTATTTATATAGCGTCCATTCACAACAAAGATCATTTCAGTGCACtgtaaaaaacattcacatacattataaaaagttatctttctaaggaagccagcagacagGAATAAATCTTCACTTCTTTGCAATCTCccaagaaaacagatggatggataactGGTTCTAGTCTTGCTTCAGCCAcagtaaaagataaaacaaaacagtaataactgtgaaagaaagcaaagaagcaaaaactaTGACGTGCTTACATCAGTTAGAGAACTGAAATGATCACAGTAAAGTTAGCAGATGATCCAAATGTTAAcaaagctgaaacactgagaTTACAGGCATCATCTGTACACAATCACCTCCCAACACGTCTGCTAATTTATCTTCTTTGGTAAGTTAATTGAGTCTTTAATATTTGCTtcaactttgttgttgtttggggATTCTGACTTGTTGACGCGCCGGTTTACAACGGTAACATCACCATAAAGTGACACCGCTTTAGAAGGCCGGATGGGATCATGATAAGGAAATGGATCAGTTTCTGTTGGATCAGTTTCTGTTGGATCAGTTTCTGTTGGATCAGTTTCTGTTGGATCAGTTTGTGGTAAAATCACATCCAATAGATCTTGATCTGACCAACACtggtcagtttttgttgtaGCAACATGTTTATTATTTGGATGTGAGTCTGGTCCGCTGTGAGTGGATTTAGTAAAAAACCATCGTATGAAGCAGATAACCACCAGAAGTGCTGCGGCTGTCAGTCCTAGGAAGAAGTAGAAGCCGATTTTTTCTCGACTGCCTGCTTGTGGGTTCAACGTTGATCTCTGAGCTCGGAAAAGTGTAGCGGCTGCtggaaaagataaaacaataaaggaaattcatgtaaatacaaaacattttactcaTCGGAAAAATTTGTTAGTAATTTTGTCAGTAAAATTCTGCTCCTGCTGTAGTTTCTGTCTCTGGTTTGgtatttatttgaactgaaatGGAAATGTTGTcttaataattgaaaaaaataatgtcattaGAATATTATCCTCAAATAAGAGCCTaaaaaagctgagatgttcttcTGACGTGTCTATCTagggcaggggtctccaatcctggtcctcagggcctccatcctgcaggttttccttgtttccctgctccaacacacctgattcagaggttaaatcacctcttcatgttctgcagaagcctgttaatcacacattgattcaaatcaggtgtgttggagcagaggaacaaggaaaacctgcaggatggtggccctttaGGACCTGGGTaggagacccctgatctaaggtaaaagcagaaacaagtaCGTTGTTGAAAatatattctgtttaaaaacccaatAAGGTCAAATAAACTATATGTTagacttaaaaaacaacaatattttagcTTTATAAAGATGAAATACTTTCGAGGCACACTTCACATCGACTGAGTGAACTCACCAGTGACCATGAGTTGGCATTTTTCAGAGCCGAAGCCGTAATCTGTCTTTACATCACACAGATACAGACCAGAGTCTTCAGTCCTGAGTCTGGACACATGAAGTCTGATCCGTCCTTCTCTGAGGACGTCTTTGTCACTCTGGACTCGTCCTGCAAACTGTTCACCTTGAACCTCAAACATCTCAACACCTTCATATAACTGATAAAAGACTGAGAATCTGTGATTCTTAATAAATTTACATTCGATATAAAGGACATGATAGGATCTGTGAGGTTTGGTGCTGAAGGTCCACTCCAGGGTGATGTTGTGCTTCTCCTCTGCCTGATAGGAGCTCTGGGTCACATTCACTACAAATGTTGGTgctgaggagacagagagggaaaGAGAGGAGCAGACACACTGAGAACTGGAACATGGGAGGCTTTAAACTCCATCTACAGAGGCTGAGGAAGATGGAAACTGACCACAGAGACATGaggggaggatgaggagcagcaggaccATCTTCATCCTGTGAGAGGAGACAGCAGCacctcaggtcaaaggtcactcagGACAACAAGAAGGAACATGTTGCAAGCCCATCACAGGTtcacatgaagacaaacaagtCTGAAAACCATCCAtgcactcactcacacctggtGTAAATTTAGAGCCACTAATTAACCCAACTTATACtcttggtctgtgggaggaaaacttAAACTACACAGAAAGGCCGAGACGAGAACCACCGAGCTTCTTGCTgcgaggcgacagctctaaccactgatccacccccgctgctgcagaaaacatgAAAGGTATTTGAATAATGAGACAAGATAAGGAGTTCCCCCAAGTTTCTATCTCCACTCCTGCAAACTATTCACTCTGTAGAAAATATGTGCAAGCAGGACAAGTAAAACCAGTGACTAAATAGAAAcgtaacacacacaaaactctACTAATTTGTTTATAAACTAAGTGTAAAATCTACAAAATTACCGTTAATAAAAAGAGCTATGACACAAGTTATAGTTAATTGAGTCTACATAAATCTGAAGTTCTGCCAGGACTGGAAGTGAAAGTATTTGGTTCTGTTCGAATCCATGCAGAGAAATCACATTCAGCCACATTTTTAACTAGAAACTGTACAAAGTTTGAGGAGTCTCCACAAATCCTCAAACATTGTTCACGATACTTCAAGTAGTTTTCAAAGAATCCTCACACAGATTGAagttaatatatataaaaaagactgACAGAAGTTAAGCGACATACTTAcctcattttctgtcaaacagcTGTTTCATTAAATCCAAAACGTCATCGATCACAGAGTTAAACCGTGGCTGAAACTCAGAGCAACGAAGAAGTAGGAGGTTCACATTCATCAGAGTTCCTGAATATCAAGCTTCTCCAACCTGTGCACGCACTTTGTGACGCTCTGATTGGTTTGTCAAAATGCTTTGGCAGGGATAAGTATTTCCTCatgacagaaaaggaaaaacaaaaacaagttcctCCTTGTATAGGGTTGAGTTCTCTTTAACAGTGGAATGGGTTATTGTCATTAAAACTGTACAATCGTTATTATTACAACTGTATGTTATAATTAACTCCAACATATAGTTTCAGCTGAAGTTACTGGATATAACACAGTCAGCAGTTATAGtatacatgtttgtttaaagctaATGAAATGCCAATAACAACAACATACCAGCCATGAAAACTTTATTGTGTTAGGGtaaacttaaatattaaaactcaAGATCTCTtgattatttaatttgtttgtcaaTCTGCTGCAACCTGCTGACTGCTCAACACAACATCTGCCAAAACCCCTCATCTCAAAAGGgaattattactattatttttattattataccTTTTTAAGTACAAGTCAAGACTGAACTACTTTGTAAGTTATATCAAAGTTTTTAATCAGGTCACCATTAAAACAGTAATGGCATTGCAATCTTCACAAATTAAAGTGGACACAAGAAAGTGTTATTAAACTATAAGTTCAGACAAATATAAGTTCTGGTGGAAATCTTAACAAGTAACAAAGGCAGCTGGaataaaaatggtaataaaCTCCAGTGGTTGTGCCACCATGAGGACAGGGAATCAAACAGGTACAAttataaaacctgtaaaaagtataaaaacaaactttaggaTGTTCTTAGTTTTTATGTCATGTTGTTAATGTGGATGTTATCGCCACCTAGTGGCCCAGCATGGCCCAGCATGGCCCAGCATGGCCCAGCATGGCCCAGCTTTGGATATTTTTATTCTACAATACCACTGTTATCTTTTCAACATTAGGTCTCGCTGAATTAGGATCGACATTATCCAGAGACGCTCCAAGCTGCAAAACGTTTGCTTCACCGACAATATCTGATTTTAATTCTTCTTTCAGAAGTTCATCACAGAAtgttaactttaaattaaattcagtcCAAACTGTGAGGAACTTTTAATC contains the following coding sequences:
- the LOC108251288 gene encoding uncharacterized protein LOC108251288 isoform X2; translation: MQHNFYFPLQSPALLKKLLCSSERKIYPQQSKMKMVLLLLILPSCLCAPTFVVNVTQSSYQAEEKHSITLEWTFSTKPHSCLNINFIMVVLVTDHRLSVLYHEHDGVEVSESQDGQFAGRVQSDKDVLREGRIRLHVSRLRTEDSGLYVCEMKTDCGYGSESCRLNVSAEDFSQPQGPTVDPQPDSGGRIGFYIFLGLTAAAAAVLVVVVPIKFPFSKSVQSKSDKKSPSTSNTPENMRKQQKNRLSDKDLVDMNRAENDQMLLNHDSIQPFKAVSLYGQQPQNMGVRYNKDTTTIKESVIFQKQNTNNKKTN
- the LOC108251285 gene encoding uncharacterized protein LOC108251285 isoform X2 is translated as MRMKMVLLLLILPSCLCAPTFVVNVTQSSYQAEEKHNITLEWTFSTKPHRSYHVLYIECKFIKNHRFSVFYQLYEGVEMFEVQGEQFAGRVQSDKDVLREGRIRLHVSRLRTEDSGLYLCDVKTDYGFGSEKCQLMVTAATLFRAQRSTLNPQAGSREKIGFYFFLGLTAAALLVVICFIRWFFTKSTHSGPDSHPNNKHVATTKTDQCWSDQDLLDVILPQTDPTETDPTETDPTETDPTETDPFPYHDPIRPSKAVSLYGDVTVVNRRVNKSESPNNNKVEANIKDSINLPKKIN
- the LOC108251285 gene encoding uncharacterized protein LOC108251285 isoform X1, which produces MRMKMVLLLLILPSCLCAPTFVVNVTQSSYQAEEKHNITLEWTFSTKPHRSYHVLYIECKFIKNHRFSVFYQLYEGVEMFEVQGEQFAGRVQSDKDVLREGRIRLHVSRLRTEDSGLYLCDVKTDYGFGSEKCQLMVTAAATLFRAQRSTLNPQAGSREKIGFYFFLGLTAAALLVVICFIRWFFTKSTHSGPDSHPNNKHVATTKTDQCWSDQDLLDVILPQTDPTETDPTETDPTETDPTETDPFPYHDPIRPSKAVSLYGDVTVVNRRVNKSESPNNNKVEANIKDSINLPKKIN
- the LOC108251288 gene encoding uncharacterized protein LOC108251288 isoform X1; protein product: MQHNFYFPLQSPALLKKLLCSSERKIYPQQSKMKMVLLLLILPSCLCAPTFVVNVTQSSYQAEEKHSITLEWTFSTKPHSCLNINFIMVVLVTDHRLSVLYHEHDGVEVSESQDGQFAGRVQSDKDVLREGRIRLHVSRLRTEDSGLYVCEMKTDCGYGSESCRLNVSAAEDFSQPQGPTVDPQPDSGGRIGFYIFLGLTAAAAAVLVVVVPIKFPFSKSVQSKSDKKSPSTSNTPENMRKQQKNRLSDKDLVDMNRAENDQMLLNHDSIQPFKAVSLYGQQPQNMGVRYNKDTTTIKESVIFQKQNTNNKKTN